The Candidatus Binatia bacterium genome has a window encoding:
- a CDS encoding phospholipase D family protein — protein MHSTIAPAAGGAYPCRSGNQVRPLIDGPESFGRIAEVVEAAQHSVWLTLAFHEAEFRFPGGRGSLFDLLGAAAERGVDVRGLFWREPDLESLVSDSQIFAGTETEQKMLRDRGWGGKIRWDVLPGFCHHQKSWLIDAGQPEERAFVGGINLDRGSLSPRGHALRGTPESGVADLYAEIHDLYLELRGPSTTDVFHNFVQRWNQASEKEVPGGCFPDPATADDLSFPSRLAEVQGDVAVQITRTVKSGVYTGSESAPDAAAFDIAAGEASVREQILSAVAGARRTIYIENQIFLSRTLLSALHDALQRDVQVIAVVPRIPMKELIEYRRRAPEVAAPIFEWLDRCGSHPGFTLVGLAREDVTGRQVDIYVHAKMMLVDDSWATIGSTNFMGRSFFQETEMNASFWCPDAVKQLRTELFEEHLEEDMGELNERRAFARFAEHARLNAVRFAAREPLQGLAHALETETYCT, from the coding sequence ATGCACTCGACCATCGCTCCGGCCGCTGGCGGCGCCTATCCGTGCCGAAGCGGCAATCAAGTCCGTCCACTGATTGATGGCCCTGAATCTTTCGGCCGTATCGCTGAGGTTGTCGAGGCAGCCCAACACTCCGTCTGGCTGACACTCGCCTTTCACGAGGCCGAGTTCCGTTTCCCGGGGGGGCGCGGCTCGCTATTCGACCTGCTGGGTGCTGCGGCGGAACGGGGCGTGGACGTTCGAGGGCTTTTCTGGCGCGAGCCTGACCTTGAATCTCTGGTATCGGACTCGCAAATCTTCGCAGGCACGGAAACCGAGCAGAAGATGCTGCGAGATCGTGGTTGGGGAGGGAAAATTCGTTGGGACGTCCTACCCGGATTCTGTCACCACCAGAAAAGTTGGCTGATCGACGCCGGCCAGCCGGAGGAAAGAGCGTTTGTGGGCGGCATCAATCTCGATCGCGGCTCGCTCTCTCCGAGGGGGCATGCTCTTCGGGGTACTCCCGAAAGCGGAGTAGCGGACCTCTATGCGGAAATTCATGACTTGTACCTCGAACTCCGCGGCCCCTCGACAACTGACGTCTTCCATAACTTCGTCCAACGGTGGAATCAGGCGAGCGAGAAAGAGGTTCCCGGGGGATGTTTTCCCGATCCTGCTACCGCAGACGACCTGTCATTTCCGTCCCGACTCGCTGAGGTCCAAGGCGACGTGGCCGTGCAAATTACTCGGACCGTGAAGTCCGGCGTCTATACGGGGAGCGAGAGCGCACCCGACGCCGCAGCCTTCGATATCGCGGCCGGAGAGGCCAGCGTGCGCGAGCAGATCTTGTCCGCCGTCGCCGGCGCACGTCGAACGATCTATATCGAGAATCAAATCTTCCTTTCGAGGACGCTCCTGTCGGCCCTTCACGACGCGCTCCAACGCGACGTGCAGGTGATTGCCGTCGTACCGCGAATCCCGATGAAAGAGCTCATCGAATACCGGCGACGAGCACCGGAGGTGGCAGCGCCGATCTTCGAGTGGCTCGACCGCTGCGGTTCTCACCCCGGATTCACGCTTGTCGGACTTGCGCGCGAGGATGTTACCGGCAGACAAGTGGACATCTATGTCCACGCGAAAATGATGCTGGTGGATGATTCCTGGGCCACGATCGGATCGACCAACTTCATGGGGCGATCCTTTTTTCAGGAAACCGAAATGAATGCTTCGTTCTGGTGCCCCGACGCCGTAAAGCAACTGCGCACAGAACTCTTCGAAGAGCATTTGGAGGAGGATATGGGCGAATTGAACGAACGCCGGGCCTTCGCACGTTTTGCTGAACACGCGCGGCTAAACGCGGTCCGGTTTGCTGCGCGCGAACCTCTGCAGGGTCTCGCCCACGCGCTGGAGACCGAAACCTACTGCACCTGA
- a CDS encoding pyridoxamine 5'-phosphate oxidase family protein encodes MSMREKIRLTDPEIRELLRTARAMTLVTQGPRGYPHAIAMWFGLDEDLTVRMSTYATSQKVRNIERNPKVTLLVETGIAYHELRGVMIEADAEIITDALDATVQTMVEANARVGIELPAVDDLPLELKQQMAGKRVLLRLTPKRFVSWDHGKLPSSQTPSAIEKS; translated from the coding sequence ATGTCCATGCGTGAAAAGATCCGTCTGACCGACCCTGAAATTCGTGAACTTCTCCGTACCGCCCGTGCCATGACGCTCGTCACTCAGGGGCCTCGCGGTTATCCGCATGCCATCGCGATGTGGTTCGGGCTGGACGAGGACCTGACGGTCCGGATGTCCACCTATGCCACAAGCCAGAAAGTCCGGAATATCGAGCGGAATCCCAAAGTGACTCTGCTGGTCGAGACCGGGATCGCTTATCATGAGCTTCGCGGTGTGATGATCGAAGCCGATGCTGAAATCATCACCGATGCTCTCGATGCGACCGTCCAAACCATGGTCGAGGCCAATGCTCGGGTGGGCATTGAACTTCCGGCCGTCGACGACCTGCCCCTCGAACTCAAGCAACAAATGGCCGGCAAGCGCGTCCTGCTCCGTCTGACCCCGAAACGTTTCGTCAGCTGGGATCACGGCAAGCTACCCTCGAGCCAAACCCCTTCCGCAATCGAAAAATCGTGA
- the betA gene encoding choline dehydrogenase, whose amino-acid sequence MFGRKKTKIWDFLIIGGGSAGCALANRLSANPENRVLVLEAGRPDYKWDLFIHMPAGLSFPIGNRFYDWKYLSEPEPGMNGRRVYHARGKVLGGSSSINGMIYVRGNPMDYERWSAEPGMAEWDYEHCLPYFRRAETCLEGDADFHGSAGPLHLEKGPCENPLFPAFLQAAREAGYPATADSNGFQQEGFGPFDRNIHKGRRWSAARAYLHPVLHRPNLEVVTHAHTTRLLFEGTRVVGVEARRRGRIEKFFAGSVVAAGGAINTPQLLQLSGIGSAEHLSSVGVAPRVELPGVGENLQDHLEVYLQHACREPVSVQPSLQWRRRPWVGLQWLWGKTGPASSNHFEAGGFIRSNPAEPYPNVQFHFLPLAIRYDGTSPQAGHGYQVHVGPVLSDARGSVRIRSDDPGIAPALRFNYLSTERDRREWVESIRCAREILRQPALQPFDDGEISPGPEVETDAEILEWVRNDAETALHPSCTCRMGTDPLSVVDPGTMGVHGVEGLSVVDASVLPTITNGNIYAPTMMVAERAADILLGNECLPAENTPFYAASTAKVA is encoded by the coding sequence ATGTTTGGTAGAAAAAAGACGAAAATCTGGGATTTCCTGATCATTGGCGGTGGTTCTGCTGGTTGTGCGCTGGCGAATCGGCTGAGTGCCAACCCGGAAAATCGGGTACTTGTTCTCGAAGCGGGACGCCCGGACTACAAATGGGATCTGTTCATCCATATGCCGGCCGGGCTGAGTTTTCCCATCGGCAATCGCTTTTACGATTGGAAATACCTGTCGGAGCCTGAGCCCGGGATGAACGGTCGTCGGGTCTACCACGCCCGGGGCAAGGTTCTGGGTGGATCGAGCAGTATCAATGGGATGATCTATGTTCGCGGGAACCCGATGGATTATGAGCGGTGGTCCGCCGAGCCGGGAATGGCTGAATGGGACTACGAGCATTGCCTTCCGTATTTTCGGCGCGCCGAAACTTGCCTTGAAGGCGATGCTGATTTTCACGGCTCGGCAGGCCCGCTGCACCTCGAGAAAGGACCCTGCGAGAACCCTCTCTTTCCCGCTTTTCTGCAGGCCGCCCGCGAAGCAGGCTATCCGGCGACCGCGGACTCGAACGGTTTTCAGCAGGAAGGATTCGGGCCTTTTGATCGAAATATTCACAAAGGTCGTCGCTGGAGTGCGGCTCGCGCCTACCTGCATCCGGTTCTGCATCGACCAAATCTGGAGGTAGTGACCCACGCTCATACAACCCGATTACTCTTTGAGGGGACACGGGTGGTCGGTGTGGAGGCTCGGCGCCGCGGTCGAATCGAGAAGTTTTTTGCGGGCTCCGTCGTGGCGGCCGGGGGCGCGATCAACACTCCGCAACTTTTGCAATTGTCCGGGATCGGTTCGGCAGAGCATCTATCCTCGGTCGGGGTGGCGCCGCGCGTAGAGCTTCCCGGCGTGGGCGAGAATCTGCAGGACCACCTCGAGGTCTATTTGCAGCATGCTTGCCGCGAGCCAGTTTCGGTTCAGCCCAGCCTGCAGTGGCGCCGGCGTCCCTGGGTGGGGCTGCAGTGGCTGTGGGGCAAAACCGGGCCCGCCTCCAGCAATCATTTCGAAGCTGGGGGGTTCATTCGGAGCAATCCTGCCGAGCCGTATCCCAACGTACAATTCCATTTCCTCCCGCTAGCGATCCGTTATGACGGGACCTCGCCGCAGGCAGGACATGGCTATCAGGTCCATGTCGGCCCGGTGCTGTCGGATGCACGTGGCTCGGTGCGCATTCGCTCCGATGACCCCGGTATCGCTCCGGCGTTGCGTTTCAATTACCTTTCGACGGAACGAGACCGCCGGGAATGGGTCGAGAGCATTCGTTGCGCGCGGGAAATTCTCCGTCAGCCAGCGTTGCAGCCCTTCGACGACGGAGAAATATCGCCCGGACCCGAGGTCGAGACAGATGCGGAAATCCTCGAGTGGGTTCGCAACGATGCTGAAACAGCGCTCCATCCCTCGTGTACCTGCCGCATGGGCACAGATCCCCTCTCGGTGGTGGACCCCGGGACCATGGGCGTGCACGGGGTTGAGGGCCTCTCGGTGGTCGATGCATCGGTCCTGCCGACGATTACCAACGGGAATATCTACGCTCCCACCATGATGGTGGCCGAGCGCGCAGCGGATATTCTCCTTGGAAATGAGTGCCTTCCTGCCGAAAACACTCCTTTTTATGCTGCTTCGACAGCCAAGGTTGCATGA
- a CDS encoding SDR family oxidoreductase, which produces MDLRLDGKVALITGSSRGIGRAIAASFAASGAKVMITSRNAEACEKAAVEIGPNASFEPGHVGKPEDAARVVGATIDRLGGLDILVNNAATNPYAGPMIHVDRARWDKTLEINLTAPLFWTQLAWQKRMQEHGGSVINISSVGGLATNPVLGVYDVTKAALIHATKQLAAELAPKVRVNAIAPGLIKTDFARMLWEGDRGDEVAKAYPLERLGEPEDIAGAALYLAAETGSWMTGQTLVLDGGGLIGFRTIA; this is translated from the coding sequence ATGGATTTACGATTGGACGGAAAAGTAGCTCTGATCACCGGAAGTTCGCGTGGCATCGGTCGCGCGATCGCCGCAAGCTTTGCAGCCTCGGGAGCCAAGGTCATGATTACCTCGCGCAACGCCGAGGCCTGCGAGAAAGCCGCGGTTGAGATCGGCCCGAATGCCTCTTTCGAACCGGGGCATGTGGGCAAACCGGAGGACGCCGCGCGGGTTGTGGGGGCCACCATCGACCGTCTCGGAGGGCTCGATATTCTGGTGAATAATGCCGCCACGAACCCCTACGCTGGCCCCATGATCCATGTGGATCGAGCGCGCTGGGACAAGACTCTGGAAATCAACCTCACAGCACCTCTGTTCTGGACGCAATTGGCCTGGCAGAAGCGCATGCAGGAGCACGGAGGGAGCGTCATCAATATTTCCAGCGTCGGCGGTCTCGCGACCAATCCCGTGCTCGGAGTTTATGACGTCACCAAGGCAGCTCTGATCCACGCCACCAAGCAACTCGCCGCCGAGCTCGCCCCGAAAGTCCGCGTCAATGCGATTGCCCCGGGTTTGATCAAAACAGATTTTGCGCGCATGCTCTGGGAGGGTGACCGGGGTGACGAGGTGGCCAAGGCCTACCCGCTGGAACGACTCGGCGAGCCTGAGGATATTGCAGGAGCCGCCCTCTATCTAGCCGCCGAAACAGGTAGTTGGATGACGGGTCAGACTCTCGTGCTCGATGGCGGCGGCCTGATCGGCTTTCGCACCATTGCCTGA
- a CDS encoding EamA family transporter, translating into MPPIEDLGGDLWVPLTLMAAFMQNLRSSLQKSLQPELGTRGATYVRFLFGVPVALFGLLLLTTGRGEDLPAIQPRFLLYCVLGGTSQILGTAALLSSFESRNYAAGIAYSKTEPLLAALFGLMILGERVPFGGLGAIALGLVAVLVLTVGREAFRPTLWGRLFTDRGALLGMCAGAAFALAAVFYRGAGLDLATGDFLLRSIFTLTCVLIFQVLLMTLEICVRDPDMLRKVAGCWRRGSLVGLVGATASAGWFGASLLQNAAYVRAFGQVELLFAIGSSLIFFRERLKRREIVGIILLIAALLLLLLD; encoded by the coding sequence ATGCCGCCCATAGAAGATCTGGGCGGCGATCTCTGGGTGCCTCTTACGCTGATGGCAGCATTCATGCAAAACCTGCGCAGTTCCTTGCAGAAATCCCTGCAACCGGAGCTTGGCACCCGCGGCGCGACCTATGTCCGTTTTCTGTTTGGCGTCCCTGTGGCTCTATTCGGACTCCTCCTCCTGACAACCGGCCGCGGGGAAGACCTCCCGGCCATCCAACCTCGCTTTCTTCTTTATTGCGTCCTCGGCGGAACGTCTCAAATTCTCGGCACCGCGGCCCTGCTGAGCAGTTTTGAGTCCCGCAACTATGCGGCCGGCATCGCCTACTCCAAAACCGAACCTCTGCTGGCAGCGCTCTTCGGTCTGATGATTTTGGGAGAACGTGTCCCCTTCGGCGGACTCGGGGCAATCGCGCTCGGGTTGGTTGCGGTCCTGGTGCTTACCGTCGGCCGCGAAGCGTTTCGTCCCACCCTCTGGGGTCGCCTCTTCACCGATCGCGGAGCTCTGCTGGGCATGTGCGCCGGAGCCGCCTTCGCGCTGGCTGCAGTTTTCTACCGAGGCGCCGGTCTCGACCTCGCCACCGGTGATTTCCTGCTGCGCTCGATCTTCACCCTGACCTGCGTACTGATTTTTCAGGTTCTGTTGATGACTCTGGAAATCTGCGTACGCGACCCGGACATGCTGCGGAAAGTCGCGGGCTGTTGGCGGCGTGGCAGTCTCGTCGGACTGGTCGGCGCGACAGCCTCCGCCGGGTGGTTCGGTGCCTCGCTCCTTCAGAATGCTGCCTACGTCAGGGCTTTCGGACAGGTCGAACTCCTCTTCGCCATCGGCTCATCGCTGATTTTCTTCCGTGAACGACTCAAGCGCCGGGAAATCGTCGGGATCATCCTGCTCATTGCAGCTCTTCTTCTGCTTCTTCTGGATTGA
- a CDS encoding sulfatase, translated as MRRLVFLVVWGLASASPVLGQSLNLDLLAQAPFTTSALLGGGELGSFLGQSSRGREWEPLPDGRQARSFARRSTIDVRYRSSEAEELTLLCGVPDAGTGGVRVSVLLNGRRLGIVRFSREMEVARFPLNARRVRPGVNRIEIKKPAGDPATGTNALVCSFFGIGRLGAAPRPALSWDPLPSDGGALVIEPGQTFEVFLRHPAGARFSLELCRGSLKLVAEHSQHDVFVQDLETGPLREIAVPGNRSGFARLELVAGSRGARICRLQLMADDTPGTSRATRLRGPERRPRNLLLIVVDTLRADRLGVYGDSRGLTPSIDALAAQGLLFENVVAQSAWTSPATASILTGTNPTTHGIRRLGDTIAPSVPSLAKILAGAGFSTAAITTNINVRPELGFDRGFASYRYLPESDARKGFYAQAEEVQAEASAWLDRDPGQPFFLYLHLSEPHAPYAPAAEARARFAQGTPSAATAAAADPLDHLSNLTGTSMGASRVEDLAWVSSLYDAEVATVDAMLGQLRKDLEARGLWETTLVVLTSDHGEAFGEHGFAGHGYSVFSEEVQVPLIFGWGGEEHEAQRAAGLARQIDVLPTILDLLGVSASAGIEGVSLMQASPREAFTETRLHRPGTSGLILDDLKVVRSQGRGSGSRLAVYDLGENPAESKDVIGEHAAFAGWAEQELRRRDFLAPITRKVRADPSIESRLKMLGYVE; from the coding sequence ATGCGAAGACTTGTTTTTCTGGTCGTATGGGGTTTGGCCTCGGCATCCCCTGTGCTCGGGCAGTCGCTGAATCTCGACTTGCTCGCGCAGGCACCCTTTACGACCAGCGCTTTGCTCGGCGGGGGGGAACTCGGGTCTTTTTTGGGGCAATCCAGCCGCGGCAGGGAATGGGAGCCTCTGCCCGACGGCCGGCAGGCACGTTCTTTCGCGCGGCGCAGCACAATCGACGTCCGCTATCGTTCGAGCGAGGCCGAGGAGTTGACGCTCCTATGTGGTGTGCCCGACGCGGGCACTGGCGGGGTGCGTGTGTCGGTTCTGCTCAATGGGCGCCGCCTCGGGATCGTTCGATTTTCGCGGGAAATGGAGGTCGCTCGGTTTCCTCTGAACGCGCGCCGCGTTCGTCCCGGAGTGAACCGTATCGAAATCAAGAAGCCGGCGGGAGACCCCGCTACGGGCACCAACGCTCTGGTCTGCAGCTTCTTCGGCATTGGGCGACTCGGGGCAGCACCCAGACCCGCTCTGAGCTGGGATCCTTTGCCGAGCGATGGTGGCGCTCTGGTTATCGAACCTGGGCAGACCTTCGAGGTCTTTTTGCGGCATCCGGCAGGGGCTCGATTTTCTCTGGAGCTTTGCCGCGGATCGTTGAAGTTGGTCGCCGAGCATTCTCAGCACGACGTATTCGTGCAGGACCTGGAAACCGGTCCGCTCCGGGAGATCGCCGTGCCGGGAAACCGATCCGGTTTCGCACGATTGGAACTGGTGGCCGGTTCCCGAGGCGCGCGAATTTGCCGTCTGCAGTTGATGGCTGACGATACCCCGGGCACGTCGAGAGCAACACGTCTGCGAGGGCCCGAAAGACGGCCTCGAAATCTTCTGCTGATTGTCGTGGATACGTTGCGTGCGGACCGCCTCGGGGTCTACGGCGACAGTCGTGGTCTGACGCCGTCGATCGACGCTTTGGCAGCACAGGGCCTTCTCTTCGAGAACGTCGTGGCGCAATCTGCCTGGACGAGTCCGGCGACGGCGTCCATTTTGACGGGAACGAACCCGACGACTCATGGCATACGACGATTGGGCGATACGATCGCGCCTTCGGTTCCCAGCCTGGCGAAGATTCTGGCGGGCGCAGGCTTTTCGACGGCGGCGATCACCACGAATATCAATGTGCGCCCGGAGCTTGGTTTTGATCGAGGTTTTGCGAGCTATCGCTATTTGCCCGAGTCGGATGCCCGAAAGGGCTTTTACGCGCAGGCCGAGGAGGTGCAGGCCGAAGCGTCGGCGTGGTTGGATCGGGATCCGGGTCAGCCCTTCTTCCTCTACCTCCATCTGAGTGAGCCGCATGCGCCCTATGCGCCGGCGGCTGAGGCCAGAGCCCGGTTCGCTCAGGGGACGCCCTCGGCTGCGACCGCTGCGGCCGCCGATCCACTGGACCATTTGTCAAATCTGACGGGAACTTCCATGGGTGCGTCGCGCGTCGAAGATTTGGCTTGGGTAAGCTCTCTTTACGATGCCGAGGTCGCCACGGTGGATGCCATGCTGGGGCAATTGAGGAAAGATCTCGAAGCCCGCGGGCTTTGGGAGACAACGCTGGTCGTTCTTACCTCGGACCATGGTGAGGCCTTCGGGGAGCATGGGTTTGCGGGGCATGGGTATTCAGTATTTTCGGAAGAGGTCCAGGTGCCCCTGATCTTCGGATGGGGGGGCGAGGAGCACGAGGCCCAAAGAGCGGCAGGCCTGGCGCGACAAATCGATGTATTGCCGACCATTCTGGATCTGCTCGGCGTCTCGGCGTCTGCCGGGATCGAAGGCGTCTCCCTGATGCAGGCCTCCCCGAGAGAGGCCTTTACCGAGACCCGTTTGCACCGCCCCGGCACGAGCGGATTGATTCTCGACGACCTCAAGGTAGTCCGGTCGCAGGGGCGCGGCTCGGGCTCGCGGTTAGCTGTCTATGATTTGGGAGAAAACCCGGCAGAGAGCAAGGACGTGATCGGCGAGCATGCCGCATTTGCAGGGTGGGCCGAGCAGGAGCTGCGAAGGCGAGATTTCCTGGCTCCGATCACCCGGAAAGTAAGGGCGGATCCGTCGATAGAATCCCGTCTGAAAATGCTCGGCTATGTTGAGTGA
- a CDS encoding DUF4345 domain-containing protein, with protein MQIFLLLESLIWLPYGLYLVFDPSFLVTATEGGLQTGNGTGISEIRAMYGGLQAAIGVSCLRGALRPDRAMTALAMLAFLASGLWLGRVFGVFLDGGLSSYTIGALVFEGVTALGAFYFLQSRGSEDVSAS; from the coding sequence ATGCAAATTTTTCTGCTTCTGGAGTCGCTGATCTGGCTGCCTTATGGCTTGTATCTCGTTTTCGATCCATCCTTTTTGGTGACCGCGACCGAGGGCGGTCTGCAGACTGGAAATGGGACGGGCATCAGCGAGATTCGAGCGATGTATGGCGGTCTGCAGGCGGCGATCGGTGTTTCCTGCCTGCGCGGGGCTCTGCGGCCCGATCGTGCCATGACCGCTCTTGCCATGCTGGCCTTTCTCGCATCGGGTTTGTGGCTCGGCCGTGTCTTCGGCGTTTTTCTCGATGGAGGGCTTTCAAGTTATACGATCGGAGCGCTGGTCTTCGAGGGGGTCACCGCGCTCGGTGCTTTCTACTTCCTGCAGAGCCGCGGATCGGAAGATGTCTCGGCAAGTTGA
- a CDS encoding radical SAM protein, translating to MKVCFIRPPFVELRYQMVSLPVPPIGFAYIVAAAREAGHDCAVLDAIGEAPEQVTPLEGDRFSCRGMTVEEILEQVPTDAEAYAVSVMFSQDWAYVRKLTLALKSRFPQAHILAGGEAITALPEYSMDSGGLDHIVFGEGEECIVELLDALENHKPLIEVPGIGTRIDGNFVKTSARPRIKQIDDVVIPAWDLFPIENYLTKGLSFGVDRGRTMPILATRGCPYQCTFCSSPSMWTTRWVARDPGKVLDEIEFYQKTYDVHSFDFYDLTAIIKRDWILEFCNLVQERELDFVWQLPTGTRSEAIDADVAEALFATGCRNITYAPESGSPDELRRIKKKVKLPVMLDSMRSCTRHGLKVKVNIVLGFPDETFRDLMHTFWFLIQMAVIGVSDALVFLFEPYPGSVLYDQLLEKKKLPPPSDEYFLALMCGGDLTRSVSFTDHLSARQLGIARVLAMVVFYAVSYTVRPWRAFQNIFRILTGRHETLLERGLSNLIGRRRAREDAHPAPRPALKSS from the coding sequence ATGAAGGTCTGCTTCATTCGGCCACCCTTTGTGGAACTGCGTTACCAAATGGTGTCCTTGCCTGTGCCTCCGATCGGCTTTGCCTATATTGTGGCGGCGGCCCGCGAAGCAGGACATGACTGCGCCGTGCTCGATGCCATCGGCGAAGCACCGGAGCAGGTCACACCGCTCGAGGGCGATCGCTTCTCCTGCCGCGGGATGACCGTCGAGGAAATCCTGGAGCAAGTACCCACCGATGCCGAGGCCTATGCGGTCTCCGTGATGTTCTCGCAGGATTGGGCCTACGTGCGAAAACTCACCCTGGCCCTCAAATCACGTTTTCCTCAAGCCCATATCCTGGCCGGGGGCGAGGCGATCACGGCCCTCCCCGAGTACTCGATGGACAGTGGAGGCCTCGACCATATCGTCTTTGGTGAGGGGGAAGAGTGCATCGTTGAACTTCTCGACGCCCTCGAGAACCATAAACCTTTGATCGAGGTGCCCGGGATCGGCACTCGGATCGACGGCAATTTTGTCAAGACATCGGCACGCCCGCGGATCAAACAAATCGATGATGTGGTCATCCCCGCGTGGGATCTCTTCCCGATCGAAAATTACCTGACAAAGGGCTTGAGCTTTGGCGTCGACCGCGGTCGCACGATGCCCATTCTCGCAACTCGAGGCTGCCCCTACCAATGCACGTTTTGCTCCAGCCCCAGCATGTGGACCACCCGGTGGGTGGCGCGTGATCCCGGTAAGGTTCTCGACGAGATTGAGTTTTACCAAAAGACCTACGACGTCCACAGCTTCGACTTCTACGATCTGACGGCCATCATCAAGCGAGATTGGATTCTAGAATTCTGCAATCTGGTGCAGGAGAGAGAGCTTGACTTCGTTTGGCAATTGCCGACCGGCACACGATCCGAGGCAATCGACGCCGATGTCGCCGAAGCACTCTTCGCGACAGGTTGCCGTAACATCACCTACGCTCCCGAGAGCGGCTCTCCCGATGAGCTTCGCCGAATCAAGAAAAAGGTGAAGCTCCCGGTCATGCTGGACTCAATGCGATCCTGCACCCGCCACGGGCTCAAGGTGAAGGTCAATATCGTCCTGGGTTTCCCCGACGAAACTTTCCGCGACCTGATGCATACCTTCTGGTTTCTGATCCAGATGGCTGTGATTGGCGTTTCCGATGCGCTGGTCTTTCTCTTCGAGCCTTATCCCGGTTCCGTTCTCTACGATCAATTGCTGGAAAAGAAAAAATTGCCGCCTCCGAGCGATGAGTACTTCCTCGCCTTGATGTGCGGCGGCGACCTGACTCGATCGGTTTCCTTCACGGACCATCTCAGCGCTCGGCAGCTGGGGATCGCCCGAGTACTTGCGATGGTGGTCTTTTACGCCGTGAGCTACACCGTGCGCCCCTGGCGCGCTTTCCAGAACATTTTCCGTATTTTGACCGGCCGGCACGAAACCCTTCTGGAGCGAGGGCTTTCCAATCTCATCGGTCGCCGGCGGGCTCGAGAAGATGCCCATCCGGCACCGCGCCCGGCCCTCAAGTCCTCCTGA
- a CDS encoding TauD/TfdA family dioxygenase, translating to MPNQSLQIRRITGSLGAEISGVDFLDLSESVFEEIHRALLQHEVLFFPGCDLDDNAQMALAHRFGQPSIFPVLQLLGSTEPSFQVIEDGPESPNEADYWHTDVTWTAEPPKIALLRAGIMPTSGGDTAWASMSAAYDALSPAMQEIVCRLEVIHDNQAFIQAVQRKMNFTAESENLATGLRETFPPVTHPLVRTHPETGRRALLWGGRFMKNIVGMHPDESAALLGFLEQHIGQVRFQCRWKWTTGDLAIWDERSTVHQAVNDHFPARRSVHRCVVDGDRPYFDPQRTPADPDYAATT from the coding sequence ATGCCCAATCAAAGTTTGCAGATACGCCGCATCACCGGCAGTCTCGGTGCCGAAATCTCGGGCGTCGACTTTCTGGACCTCTCGGAAAGCGTCTTCGAGGAAATCCATCGAGCACTCCTCCAGCATGAGGTTCTTTTCTTTCCCGGTTGCGACCTCGATGACAATGCCCAGATGGCACTCGCGCACCGGTTCGGCCAACCCAGTATCTTTCCGGTCTTGCAACTCCTCGGTTCCACCGAGCCGAGTTTTCAAGTCATCGAGGATGGCCCTGAGAGCCCGAATGAGGCCGACTACTGGCATACCGATGTTACCTGGACAGCTGAACCTCCGAAAATTGCGCTCTTGCGGGCCGGAATCATGCCAACCTCCGGTGGCGATACGGCATGGGCCTCCATGAGCGCCGCTTACGATGCCCTATCCCCTGCCATGCAGGAGATCGTATGTCGGCTGGAGGTCATTCACGACAACCAGGCCTTTATCCAGGCCGTCCAGCGAAAAATGAATTTCACTGCCGAATCCGAAAATCTGGCGACGGGACTGCGAGAAACTTTCCCACCCGTGACCCACCCTCTGGTGCGCACCCACCCCGAAACCGGGCGGCGCGCTCTTCTTTGGGGCGGGCGCTTCATGAAAAATATCGTCGGAATGCATCCCGACGAGAGCGCCGCGCTTCTCGGATTCCTCGAGCAGCATATTGGTCAGGTGCGGTTCCAGTGTCGGTGGAAGTGGACTACCGGCGATCTCGCCATCTGGGACGAACGATCAACCGTTCATCAGGCCGTGAATGATCATTTCCCCGCGAGGAGAAGCGTTCATCGCTGCGTGGTCGACGGTGACCGTCCCTATTTCGATCCGCAGCGCACCCCCGCCGACCCCGATTATGCGGCTACGACGTAG